The following is a genomic window from Caldicellulosiruptor danielii.
ATTTTCATGACATTTATAACTCTCTTTTTGCAATTGCAGTAGGCACAATTTTAGGGGTAGACAGAGAGCTTATAAAAGAAGCAATCCGCCAAAAGGAGAGGCTAAAAAGAAGGTTTGAGGTTATCAAAAAAGAAAGCATTACCATTGTGGATGATACTTACAACGCAAGCACACATTCGATGCTGTCTGCTATAGACAGCATATGTGAATTTGACGGTAAAAAGATATTGGTGCTTGGCGACATGCTTGAGCTTGGTGAGTTTTCTGAAGAGGAACACAGAAAAGTTGGCAGATACATATTGCAAAAGCCAATAGATGTTGTCATATGTACAGGGAAAGACGCGTTTTATATATACGATGAAGCAAAAAAGAAAGATGGTGTAAAAGCTTATTTTGTTTCGAAAGATGAATGTTTAGACATTTTGAAAAGAGAAGTTACAAGCAACTCCACAATCCTTTTTAAGGCTTCGCGAGGTATAAAACTGGATGAGATTGTAGATGAGTTTCTCAAGGAGAGATAAAAGATGCTTGACATTGACACAATAATTGCAATAATAATTTCATTTTTGATTGTTTTAATTGTTATGCCAATTGTAATCCCCTTTTTAAAATATTTAAAATTTGGTCAGGTTGTGCGAGATGATGGGCCAAAAACACACCACAAGAAAAGCGGTACACCTACAATGGGTGGGCTTGTTATAGGTTTGAGCATAATCATAACATCCCTCATATTCTACAAAAAGTATCCTGCCATTGGAGCACCGCTGATAGCAACAGTTGCATTTGGTCTTATAGGTTTTATAGACGATTTCATAAAAGTAGTGTTAAAAAGGTCTTTGGGACTTCGCGCACGTGAGAAGCTGGTACTTCAATTTTTAATCAGCATAACATTTTTGTATGTCATACAAAAACACATAGGGAGCGACGTTTACCTGCCTGTTGCAAATAGATACATTGATTTAAAATGGGCGTATGTTCCTGTGATGTCAGTTTTAATGGTTTTTACTGCAAATGCTGTAAATCTTACAGATGGACTTGACGGTTTGGCAAGTGGTGTGACAATGATAGTATCTTTGTTTTTAGCCATCATCTCAATATTTTCAAGAAACCATGATATGGCAATATTTAGCGGTGCTATTGTGGGAAGCTGCATGGGATTTTTGAGGTACAACGCGTACCCGGCAGTGGTGTTTATGGGAGATACAGGGTCTTTGATGCTGGGTGGTTCGATATTTGCAATTGCTGTGATGTTAAAACAGCCTGTACTTGTTTTGGTTATAGGCGGGCTGTATATAATAGAAGCGGTATCAGTAATGCTTCAGGTATTGTATTTTAAGCTCACAAAGAAGAGAATATTTAGAATGGCACCTTTGCACCATCATTTTGAACTTTTGGGCTGGGATGAGGCAAAGGTGGTTGTTGTATTTTGGATATTTACAATTCTGTTTTGCCTTCTTGCCTTGGCAATGATACAGCTGAAAATTTAGGAGTCGGAGGTTTTTAAAATTGGATTTGAAAGGGAAAAGTGTTTTGGTGGTAGGCCTTGGCAGAAGCGGATTGGCTTCTGCACGCTTTTTAAAAAAACACGGCGCTTTTATTATAGGTTTTGATGAAAAACCAGAAGACAAGTTCAAAAATGAAGATAGAAATTGTGCAGAAGAGCACTGTGATGAAATCTATTATTGTGAGATTCCCGATGAAGTGATAGACAAGGTCCAGCTTGTTGTTGTAAGTCCTGGAGTGCCGCTTAGCAAAAGACCTTTGGTGCTTGCTCACAAAAAGGGTGTTGAGGTTATTGGTGAGATTGAGCTTGCATACAGGTTCTGCAAAAGTAAAAATATTGTTGCTATCACCGGTACAAATGGCAAGACAACAACCACAACTCTTGTGGGAGAGATTTTAAAAAAGCAGTATGAGGATGTAGTTGTATGCGGTAACATTGGTCTTCCCTTTATTGATACGGTAGAAATATCAAGTGAAAATACTATCTTTGTACTTGAGATATCAAGTTTTCAGCTTGAAACAATTAAGTACTTTAAACCAAAGGTTGGGTGTATTCTCAATATCACTCCCGACCATCTGAACAGACACATGACAATGGAGAATTATATAAAAGCAAAGATGAGGATATTCGAAAATATTGATGAGATGGGCTATACAGTCCTAAACTATGATAACAACTTGACTCGTGACTTAATAGGATTGGCAAAAGGAAATGTGGTAGTATTTTCAAAAAATAAGTTCCAGTTTGAAAATATTGTATTTGTCGAAAACGATGTAATCTATTTTACTTTTGAAGGAAAAACGCAAGAGGTGATGAAAAAAGATGAGATATTTATTCCAGGTCAGCACAATTTAGAAAATGCACTTGCAGCAATTAGTTGCACTTTGCCATTTGGGGTAGAAAAAGATAATATTTATCAGGTTCTCAAAACCTTTAGAGGTGTTGAACACAGAATAGAGTTTGTGGCAGAGATAAAGGGTGTAAAATTTTATAACGATTCAAAAGG
Proteins encoded in this region:
- the mraY gene encoding phospho-N-acetylmuramoyl-pentapeptide-transferase → MLDIDTIIAIIISFLIVLIVMPIVIPFLKYLKFGQVVRDDGPKTHHKKSGTPTMGGLVIGLSIIITSLIFYKKYPAIGAPLIATVAFGLIGFIDDFIKVVLKRSLGLRAREKLVLQFLISITFLYVIQKHIGSDVYLPVANRYIDLKWAYVPVMSVLMVFTANAVNLTDGLDGLASGVTMIVSLFLAIISIFSRNHDMAIFSGAIVGSCMGFLRYNAYPAVVFMGDTGSLMLGGSIFAIAVMLKQPVLVLVIGGLYIIEAVSVMLQVLYFKLTKKRIFRMAPLHHHFELLGWDEAKVVVVFWIFTILFCLLALAMIQLKI
- the murD gene encoding UDP-N-acetylmuramoyl-L-alanine--D-glutamate ligase; the protein is MDLKGKSVLVVGLGRSGLASARFLKKHGAFIIGFDEKPEDKFKNEDRNCAEEHCDEIYYCEIPDEVIDKVQLVVVSPGVPLSKRPLVLAHKKGVEVIGEIELAYRFCKSKNIVAITGTNGKTTTTTLVGEILKKQYEDVVVCGNIGLPFIDTVEISSENTIFVLEISSFQLETIKYFKPKVGCILNITPDHLNRHMTMENYIKAKMRIFENIDEMGYTVLNYDNNLTRDLIGLAKGNVVVFSKNKFQFENIVFVENDVIYFTFEGKTQEVMKKDEIFIPGQHNLENALAAISCTLPFGVEKDNIYQVLKTFRGVEHRIEFVAEIKGVKFYNDSKGTNTDAAEKAISAFENPIILIAGGYDKGESFERFAGLIAKKVKKVFLLGQTKQKIANELEKIGYRNFELVSNLKEAVEKSFESAQNGDVVLLSPACASWDMFENYEQRGRMFKEYVSELLTTGM